The Flavobacterium sp. 123 genome contains a region encoding:
- a CDS encoding helix-turn-helix domain-containing protein: MQNISEAAAYTLRFINQTQRSVFLTGKAGTGKTTLLREIIQTTHKNTVVVAPTGIAALNAGGVTIHSMFQLPFGGFIPDNSSPHFSETTKFETKATLRRHFKMGGLKKSVIKNMELLIIDEVSMLRADLLDAMDFMMQTVRKNSNPFGGVQVLYIGDLLQLPPVIRDEEWKTLRTYYKGKFFFHSHVVQQNPPLYIELSKIFRQTDDAFISVLNNLRNNQITAEDIQALNQYVKPDFDLKANKGYITLTTHNAKADSMNAQALEDLEEKLVTYKPEITGDFPDKIFPVDEELQLKIGAQIMFVKNDLSFDKNYFNGKMGVIKSLSSHEILVHFPEENKTIEVEKYEWQNIRYKVDEKTKEIEEEVLGTFVHYPIKLAWAITVHKSQGLTFDKAALDVSQVFLPGQAYVALSRLRSLNGLILLSPLRMNGISNDQDVMDYSLNKASETFLENALHYETKNFIHNYLINSFDWDELAQEWRNHRFSYTENSEASAKSKNSNWAKKQSIAIESLLEPSKKFILQLNKLFAKETVDLNHVLERIEAAFNYFLSPMDQLVYEILWKIEEVKRTKKAKAFYDELIVLEDLQTKAVLRLMKAKLLIETVVSGETISKEKLTSPEIKNYIFKKTSGIQEEFKNINITLIDDQKDVERYTSKKTTKNKEPKKSTVQETYELWVEKNAIQDIARIRVLTIQTIYSHFVKLIQTKAVAISDVLPEDKVQELADAFMGYKEESLNALMENHGHKFSWEEARMYKASLN, encoded by the coding sequence ATGCAAAACATTTCTGAAGCCGCAGCCTACACTTTACGATTTATCAATCAAACCCAGCGTTCTGTTTTCCTTACGGGAAAGGCAGGGACGGGAAAGACAACTCTTTTGAGGGAAATTATTCAAACAACTCATAAGAACACAGTTGTGGTGGCCCCAACAGGAATTGCGGCTTTAAATGCAGGTGGAGTGACAATTCATTCCATGTTTCAATTGCCTTTTGGCGGATTTATTCCAGATAATTCTTCTCCTCATTTTTCTGAAACTACTAAGTTTGAAACCAAAGCTACTTTGCGCAGACATTTCAAAATGGGTGGTTTGAAGAAATCGGTAATTAAAAATATGGAGTTGTTAATCATTGATGAAGTAAGTATGCTTCGTGCTGATTTGCTTGACGCTATGGATTTTATGATGCAAACTGTCCGAAAAAACAGCAATCCTTTTGGTGGAGTTCAGGTCTTGTATATTGGTGATTTATTACAATTACCACCAGTAATTCGTGATGAAGAATGGAAAACATTGCGAACGTATTACAAAGGAAAATTCTTTTTTCATTCGCATGTAGTGCAACAAAACCCGCCCTTATACATTGAATTATCAAAGATTTTTCGGCAGACGGATGATGCTTTTATTTCGGTTTTAAATAATTTGCGCAACAATCAAATTACAGCCGAAGACATTCAGGCTTTAAACCAATATGTAAAACCTGATTTTGATTTAAAAGCGAATAAAGGGTACATTACTTTAACAACTCATAATGCCAAAGCTGATTCTATGAACGCTCAAGCATTAGAGGATTTAGAAGAAAAATTAGTAACCTATAAACCTGAAATAACAGGAGATTTTCCAGATAAAATATTTCCGGTTGACGAGGAATTGCAGTTAAAAATTGGCGCCCAAATTATGTTTGTTAAAAACGATTTGTCTTTTGATAAGAATTATTTTAACGGAAAAATGGGCGTAATCAAATCACTGTCCAGTCACGAAATTCTTGTTCATTTTCCAGAAGAAAATAAAACTATTGAAGTCGAAAAATACGAATGGCAAAACATCCGCTATAAAGTTGATGAAAAAACCAAAGAAATTGAAGAAGAGGTTTTGGGAACATTTGTTCATTATCCGATAAAATTAGCTTGGGCAATAACGGTGCATAAAAGCCAAGGTTTGACATTTGACAAAGCAGCGCTCGATGTTTCGCAAGTTTTTCTTCCAGGGCAAGCCTATGTAGCATTGTCGCGTTTGCGGTCTTTAAATGGGCTTATTTTACTTTCTCCGTTAAGAATGAATGGTATTTCTAACGATCAGGATGTGATGGATTATTCTTTGAACAAAGCATCTGAAACTTTTTTAGAAAATGCGCTGCATTATGAAACTAAAAATTTTATTCATAATTACTTAATTAACAGTTTCGATTGGGATGAATTAGCTCAGGAATGGCGAAATCATCGATTCAGTTATACAGAAAATTCAGAAGCGTCTGCCAAGTCAAAAAATAGTAATTGGGCTAAAAAGCAGAGCATCGCAATTGAATCCCTTTTGGAACCATCTAAAAAATTCATTTTACAATTAAATAAACTATTTGCTAAAGAAACCGTAGACTTAAATCATGTTTTAGAAAGAATTGAGGCTGCTTTTAATTATTTTCTTTCTCCAATGGATCAATTGGTTTATGAAATTCTGTGGAAGATAGAAGAAGTTAAACGCACCAAAAAAGCAAAAGCTTTTTACGATGAATTAATTGTTTTGGAAGACCTACAAACTAAAGCTGTTTTGCGCTTGATGAAAGCAAAATTATTAATAGAAACAGTCGTTTCGGGCGAAACCATTTCAAAGGAAAAATTGACTTCTCCCGAAATAAAAAATTATATTTTTAAGAAAACTTCAGGTATTCAAGAAGAATTCAAAAATATAAATATCACCTTGATTGATGACCAGAAAGACGTGGAACGGTATACTTCAAAAAAGACTACGAAAAATAAAGAACCAAAAAAATCAACAGTTCAAGAAACTTATGAATTGTGGGTTGAAAAAAACGCTATTCAAGATATTGCGAGAATTAGGGTGTTAACGATTCAAACTATTTACTCGCATTTTGTAAAACTGATTCAAACGAAAGCTGTTGCAATTTCGGATGTTTTACCAGAGGATAAAGTACAAGAATTAGCGGATGCTTTTATGGGCTACAAGGAAGAATCTTTGAATGCTTTAATGGAAAATCATGGACATAAATTCTCTTGGGAAGAAGCGAGAATGTATAAAGCAAGTTTGAATTAA
- a CDS encoding SPOR domain-containing protein: MKIELYIAQLLYRYQCVTVPGFGAFLTEIQSAQLNESSNSFFPPKKIISFNAYLKNNDGLLANHIAQAEKTSYEYAVSAIQFEIFNWKKALQENGLFSVKNVGDFCLNADKNLIFTPYDQTNYLSSSFGLTPFVSPLVKREQFEKQIEGIEEKETITLVPEARTTSSYLKYAAIFVLGLGITGSICYPIYQNQIRTETVIVETSVQKQVQNKIQEATFFIESPLPAVTLSVKEGKLPYHIMAGAFRKEENAQKIFEDLTHMGFKARRIAPNKHGLFPVLYGSYASYAEAEKAKVEIQKTHNPEAWILIESL; the protein is encoded by the coding sequence ATGAAAATTGAACTTTACATCGCGCAGCTTTTATACCGTTATCAATGTGTAACCGTTCCTGGTTTTGGAGCTTTTTTAACTGAAATCCAATCCGCACAATTAAACGAAAGTTCGAATTCGTTTTTCCCGCCAAAGAAAATAATTTCTTTCAATGCCTATTTGAAAAACAATGATGGCTTACTAGCAAATCATATTGCTCAAGCAGAAAAAACATCTTATGAGTACGCTGTTAGTGCTATTCAGTTTGAGATTTTTAATTGGAAAAAAGCATTGCAAGAAAACGGTTTATTCTCTGTGAAAAACGTAGGTGATTTTTGTTTGAACGCAGATAAAAATTTAATTTTCACTCCTTACGACCAAACAAACTATTTATCAAGTTCATTTGGTTTAACTCCTTTTGTTTCTCCTCTTGTAAAAAGAGAGCAATTTGAAAAACAAATTGAAGGAATTGAAGAGAAAGAAACCATTACTTTAGTCCCAGAAGCAAGAACAACAAGTTCGTATTTAAAATATGCGGCTATTTTTGTTTTAGGATTGGGAATAACAGGAAGCATTTGTTATCCAATTTACCAAAATCAAATCAGAACAGAAACTGTTATTGTTGAAACATCCGTTCAAAAACAAGTTCAAAATAAAATACAAGAAGCTACTTTTTTTATCGAAAGTCCATTGCCTGCTGTAACACTTTCTGTAAAAGAAGGAAAGCTACCATATCACATTATGGCTGGCGCATTTAGAAAAGAAGAAAATGCACAAAAAATATTTGAAGACTTGACACATATGGGTTTTAAAGCAAGACGAATTGCTCCAAATAAACACGGATTATTTCCTGTTTTATACGGAAGTTACGCCTCCTATGCTGAAGCTGAAAAAGCAAAAGTTGAAATTCAAAAAACACACAATCCCGAAGCTTGGATTTTAATTGAATCTTTATAA
- the dprA gene encoding DNA-processing protein DprA — MGDQDLFHLLALQRVEGVGDIIAKKLITHFGDAESVFKAKAAQLSGIDGVGSVLLKNLKDKSVFEKANKELEFIKSKDINVTYFHDKQYPERLKHCIDGPILLFSSGNINLENKKIISIVGTRQITSYGIEFCRKLMEELAPLDPIIVSGFAYGVDIVAHQFAMENNLQTIGVVAHGLNQIYPKTHKKYVAKVEQNGGFMTEFWSSSNPDKENFVRRNRIVAGMSEATIVIESADRGGSLITANIASDYNRDVFAVPGRVTDKYSQGCNNLIKTQKANVLTSAADLIYILNWDLDKEIKPIQKQLFVTLDNDEQKVYDYLLKTGKEVMDSIALHCDFPIYRISGLLLNMELKGLIRPLPGKLFEAI; from the coding sequence ATGGGAGATCAAGATTTGTTTCATTTGTTGGCTTTGCAAAGAGTAGAGGGTGTTGGTGATATTATAGCCAAAAAATTGATAACTCATTTTGGAGATGCCGAATCAGTTTTCAAGGCAAAAGCAGCGCAACTCAGCGGTATTGATGGTGTAGGTTCTGTATTATTGAAAAACTTAAAAGACAAATCTGTTTTTGAAAAGGCGAATAAGGAATTGGAATTTATTAAGTCAAAAGATATTAATGTAACTTACTTTCATGACAAACAGTATCCTGAACGATTAAAACATTGTATTGATGGTCCAATTTTGCTTTTTAGTTCAGGCAATATTAATTTAGAAAATAAAAAGATTATAAGTATTGTAGGGACACGGCAAATTACGTCCTACGGAATTGAATTTTGTAGAAAACTGATGGAAGAATTGGCGCCACTTGATCCAATAATTGTAAGTGGCTTTGCTTATGGAGTTGATATTGTTGCGCATCAGTTTGCGATGGAAAACAACTTGCAAACTATTGGAGTTGTTGCACACGGTTTGAACCAAATTTACCCAAAGACGCATAAGAAATACGTTGCTAAAGTAGAGCAAAATGGTGGTTTTATGACTGAATTTTGGAGTTCATCAAATCCAGACAAAGAAAATTTTGTTCGTAGAAATCGGATTGTAGCAGGAATGTCTGAAGCAACTATTGTTATTGAATCTGCCGATAGAGGCGGTTCTTTGATTACGGCTAATATAGCTAGTGATTACAATCGGGATGTTTTTGCAGTTCCAGGACGCGTTACGGATAAATACAGTCAAGGGTGTAACAATTTGATAAAAACTCAGAAAGCAAATGTGCTAACTAGTGCTGCAGATCTAATTTATATTCTGAATTGGGATTTAGATAAAGAAATTAAACCAATTCAAAAACAGCTATTTGTTACTTTGGATAATGACGAACAAAAGGTATACGATTATCTCTTGAAAACGGGCAAAGAAGTTATGGATAGTATCGCTTTACACTGTGATTTTCCTATTTATAGAATCTCAGGATTGCTGTTGAATATGGAGCTCAAAGGTTTAATACGACCGTTGCCAGGGAAATTGTTTGAGGCGATTTAA
- the trpS gene encoding tryptophan--tRNA ligase gives MAKILTGVQSTGTPHLGNLLGAIIPAIALSNNPKNESFLFIADLHSITQIKNGETLRTNTYSTAAAWLACGLDVNKVVFYRQSDVPQTAELSWYLSCFFPFQRLTLAHSFKDKADRLEDVNAGLFSYPMLMAADILLYDAEFVPVGKDQLQHLEITRDVASRFNHQMGETFVLPEAKIQEDSMLIPGTNGGKMSKSANNIINIFLDDKALRKQVMSIETDSTPLEDPKNPDTCNAFAIYSLLATPEQIEAMKANYLGGNYGYGHAKQALFELIIEKFKTEREKYNYYMNNLPEVDTLLKVGAEKAAFVANGVLGRVREKLGFE, from the coding sequence ATGGCAAAAATACTTACAGGCGTTCAGAGTACAGGAACACCACATTTAGGAAACTTACTTGGCGCAATTATTCCAGCAATAGCATTATCAAATAATCCAAAAAATGAATCTTTTCTTTTCATTGCCGATTTACATTCGATAACCCAAATAAAAAACGGCGAAACCTTAAGAACGAACACTTATAGTACTGCAGCTGCTTGGTTAGCTTGTGGTCTAGACGTTAATAAAGTTGTTTTTTACAGACAATCTGATGTGCCACAAACAGCCGAATTGTCTTGGTATTTGAGTTGTTTTTTCCCTTTTCAACGCTTGACATTAGCACATTCTTTCAAAGATAAAGCCGATAGATTAGAAGATGTAAATGCAGGTTTGTTTTCCTATCCAATGTTGATGGCTGCTGATATTTTACTTTACGATGCTGAATTTGTTCCTGTTGGAAAAGATCAATTACAACACTTAGAAATTACTCGCGATGTCGCTTCTCGTTTCAACCATCAAATGGGAGAAACTTTTGTCCTTCCTGAAGCTAAAATTCAAGAAGACAGTATGTTGATTCCAGGTACAAATGGTGGAAAAATGAGTAAATCTGCTAATAATATTATCAATATTTTCTTAGACGATAAAGCCTTACGCAAACAAGTAATGAGCATTGAAACAGACAGCACGCCTCTTGAGGATCCAAAAAATCCTGATACGTGTAATGCGTTTGCAATATACTCTTTACTGGCAACTCCAGAACAAATTGAGGCTATGAAAGCCAACTATCTTGGTGGAAATTATGGTTATGGTCACGCCAAACAAGCTCTGTTCGAATTAATCATTGAAAAGTTCAAAACCGAAAGAGAAAAATACAATTACTACATGAACAACCTCCCTGAAGTAGATACTTTATTGAAAGTTGGTGCTGAAAAAGCGGCGTTTGTAGCTAATGGCGTTTTAGGTAGAGTAAGAGAAAAATTAGGATTTGAATAA
- a CDS encoding polysaccharide deacetylase family protein codes for MKKIAILFAILLMLFLTSFNHSDQIKKEIPVLCYHNIRAIKPNASEAIKAYTVTPKAFAEQMKALSDNGFKTISPDQLYNYLINNKPLPSKPILITFDDTREEHYNLAATEMNKYGFKGVFFIMTVAVNRPGYMTKEQIKTLSNTGHVIASHTWDHHPVTKYTKKDWDIQLIKPQKKLEAITGKPVQYFAYPFGSWNSAAIAELKKQNYKLAFILSTKKDSLEPQFTVRRMIVPSSWSSQTLLKAIKSTFNK; via the coding sequence ATGAAAAAAATAGCCATTTTATTCGCCATTTTATTGATGTTGTTTCTAACAAGTTTCAATCATTCAGATCAAATAAAAAAAGAAATTCCCGTTTTATGTTATCATAATATTCGAGCCATAAAACCAAATGCAAGCGAAGCCATTAAAGCGTATACTGTCACTCCAAAAGCTTTTGCAGAACAAATGAAAGCCTTATCGGATAATGGATTTAAAACCATTTCGCCCGATCAATTGTATAACTATTTAATCAACAACAAGCCTTTGCCGTCAAAACCAATTCTGATTACATTTGACGATACTCGCGAAGAACACTACAATTTGGCCGCGACCGAAATGAATAAATACGGTTTTAAAGGAGTGTTTTTTATCATGACTGTTGCTGTAAATCGTCCAGGATATATGACCAAAGAACAAATTAAAACACTCTCTAATACCGGACATGTTATCGCTTCGCATACATGGGATCACCATCCCGTTACTAAATACACCAAAAAAGACTGGGATATTCAACTCATAAAACCACAAAAAAAATTAGAAGCCATAACCGGAAAACCCGTACAGTATTTTGCGTACCCATTTGGCTCTTGGAATTCAGCAGCAATCGCAGAACTAAAAAAACAGAATTATAAGCTCGCTTTTATTCTTTCTACAAAAAAAGATTCTCTTGAACCTCAATTTACAGTTCGTCGTATGATTGTTCCAAGCAGTTGGTCAAGTCAAACTCTGCTTAAAGCGATAAAGTCTACTTTTAATAAATAA
- a CDS encoding M1 family metallopeptidase: MKNLLLFSLFSLSFGTVSAQNTYWQQHVDYKMDVSIDVKNYQYKGSQQLVYTNNSSDTLKKVYYHLFNNAFQPGSEMDARIQSIKDPDGRMVNKIKVDGKEIKESRIKTLKPNEIGYLRVSNFKQDGIPANAKEVGTILEVTLAKPILPNSKTTFTLDFNGQVPLQIRRSGRNNSEGVELSMAQWYPKIAEFDFEGWHADPYIAREFHGVWGDFDVNITIDAAYTLGGSGYLQNKNEIGHGYQDEGIVVKTPKKSKTLTWHFIAPMVHDFTWAADKNYIHDVVKGPNNVDLHFLYKNDPKYIQNWKNLEPKTVQLMALFNQTVGNYPYKQYSVIQAGDGGMEYAMCTLILGGGNFDGLVGLVAHEMGHSWFQHILASNESKHGWMDEGFTSFLEDYSMNEIAEKKEENPFAGAYKGYLSMANSGKELPQTTHADRFDENRVYSITSYSKGEIFLTQLIYLIGKENLMKTLKKYYADFQFKHPTPNDIKRTAERVSGAELDWYLTDWTETTNTIDYGITAVKENADKTTVTLERIGRMPMPIDLLIDYNDGTSESFYIPLRMMSFEKANPNPAVKRTVLNDWAWAYPTYEFNISKPKTAIKKITIDPSGLMADVKPDNNTFEVK, encoded by the coding sequence ATGAAAAACCTTCTTCTATTCTCTTTATTTTCTTTAAGTTTTGGAACAGTTTCTGCCCAAAACACCTATTGGCAACAACATGTGGATTACAAAATGGATGTTTCCATTGATGTAAAAAACTATCAATACAAAGGAAGCCAGCAATTAGTTTACACTAATAATTCCTCTGATACCCTAAAAAAAGTATATTATCATTTATTCAATAATGCTTTTCAACCAGGAAGCGAAATGGATGCCCGAATTCAAAGCATCAAAGATCCAGATGGTAGAATGGTCAATAAAATAAAAGTTGACGGTAAAGAGATTAAAGAAAGCCGAATAAAAACTTTAAAACCTAATGAAATTGGCTATTTGCGAGTTTCAAATTTCAAACAAGATGGTATTCCTGCTAATGCAAAAGAAGTTGGGACTATTCTTGAAGTAACTTTGGCAAAACCCATTTTACCGAACTCAAAAACCACTTTTACTTTAGATTTTAATGGTCAAGTTCCTTTACAAATTCGTCGTTCTGGAAGAAACAATTCAGAAGGAGTGGAATTATCAATGGCACAATGGTATCCTAAAATAGCTGAATTCGACTTTGAAGGCTGGCATGCAGATCCATACATTGCAAGAGAATTTCATGGAGTTTGGGGAGATTTTGATGTCAATATAACTATTGATGCTGCTTATACTTTGGGCGGTTCTGGATATTTGCAAAACAAAAACGAAATTGGTCACGGGTATCAAGATGAAGGAATTGTAGTAAAAACTCCAAAGAAATCAAAAACCTTAACTTGGCATTTTATTGCGCCAATGGTGCATGATTTTACTTGGGCAGCTGATAAAAATTACATTCATGATGTGGTAAAAGGGCCTAATAATGTTGATTTGCATTTTCTATACAAAAACGACCCAAAATACATTCAAAACTGGAAAAATCTTGAGCCAAAAACAGTTCAATTGATGGCGCTTTTTAACCAGACTGTTGGTAATTATCCTTACAAACAATACTCTGTAATTCAAGCTGGCGATGGCGGAATGGAATACGCTATGTGTACCCTTATTTTAGGAGGCGGAAATTTTGACGGTCTTGTAGGTCTCGTTGCACATGAAATGGGACATTCTTGGTTTCAACATATTTTAGCTTCAAACGAATCCAAACACGGATGGATGGATGAAGGATTTACTTCTTTCTTAGAAGATTATTCTATGAATGAAATTGCCGAAAAGAAAGAAGAAAACCCATTTGCAGGAGCTTATAAAGGCTATTTATCAATGGCAAATTCCGGAAAAGAATTACCTCAAACCACACATGCAGATCGTTTTGATGAAAACAGAGTGTACAGTATAACTTCCTATAGCAAAGGAGAAATTTTCTTGACGCAATTAATATATCTGATTGGAAAAGAAAACTTGATGAAAACGCTTAAAAAATACTATGCTGATTTTCAATTCAAACATCCTACACCGAACGATATCAAAAGAACTGCTGAACGTGTTTCTGGCGCTGAATTAGACTGGTATTTAACAGATTGGACCGAAACTACAAATACAATTGATTATGGAATCACTGCTGTAAAAGAAAATGCGGACAAAACTACCGTTACTCTAGAAAGAATAGGCAGAATGCCAATGCCAATTGATTTGCTAATTGATTATAATGACGGAACTTCTGAAAGCTTTTACATTCCATTGCGAATGATGAGTTTTGAAAAAGCAAATCCAAATCCAGCAGTCAAAAGAACTGTTTTAAATGATTGGGCTTGGGCATATCCAACGTATGAATTTAATATTTCAAAGCCAAAAACAGCTATCAAAAAAATCACAATCGATCCTAGCGGATTAATGGCAGACGTAAAACCAGATAATAATACCTTCGAAGTAAAATAA
- a CDS encoding S8 family peptidase produces MNCIKPIYFSAFALLVLAGCGASKQVSSTASVAITAPLNIKKVAPISENDLKRWSHLDIIKDTIPGMSVDKAYAELLKNKKGVPVIVGIVDSGVDIEHEDLKSVVWTNKKEIPGNGIDDDKNGYVDDIHGWNFLGNITKENYEYERIIKDKNLVNETTYQAAKELNDKKIADAASGKTRLEQMLTTLNESDATLVKHFGKSVYTLDEVKAIASEEPELQKSKASMEKMFSFGLTIVELKDAIQKQLDGFNSLISGENLKTNYREILGDNPEDITDTTYGNNNVMGPDKSGILHGTHVAGIVAQVRNNNIGGDGIANQVEILTVRAVPDGDEYDKDIALGIRYAVDNGAKVINGSFGKSFSPHKQWVYDAIKYAEQKDVLIVHAAGNDAKDIDSYDNFPNDSDDKVTEFADNVITIGALNFEYGDKVVARFSNIGKNNVDVFAPGVKIYATTPNDSYKYLQGTSMASPNTAGVAALIRSYYPELSAQQVKHILMDSGVAITTDVIVGGKANDTRPFTNLSKSGKIVNAYNALLMAEKMSKK; encoded by the coding sequence ATGAATTGTATTAAACCAATTTACTTTTCTGCATTTGCTCTTTTAGTTTTAGCGGGATGTGGTGCTTCAAAGCAAGTTTCATCAACTGCATCAGTAGCTATTACTGCACCATTAAACATTAAAAAAGTAGCGCCAATAAGTGAAAACGATCTAAAACGCTGGAGCCATTTGGATATTATTAAAGATACTATTCCAGGAATGAGCGTTGATAAAGCATATGCTGAATTATTAAAAAATAAAAAAGGAGTGCCTGTAATTGTTGGAATTGTAGATTCTGGTGTTGATATTGAACATGAAGATTTAAAATCTGTTGTTTGGACAAATAAAAAAGAAATTCCTGGAAACGGGATTGATGATGATAAAAATGGCTATGTAGATGATATTCATGGTTGGAATTTTCTTGGAAACATAACCAAAGAAAATTATGAATACGAGCGAATTATCAAAGACAAAAATCTTGTTAATGAAACAACGTATCAAGCAGCAAAAGAGTTAAATGATAAAAAAATAGCTGACGCAGCATCTGGAAAAACACGTTTAGAACAAATGCTAACAACTCTAAACGAAAGCGATGCAACATTGGTAAAACATTTTGGCAAATCAGTTTATACTTTAGACGAAGTAAAAGCTATCGCTTCTGAAGAACCTGAATTACAAAAAAGTAAGGCTTCAATGGAAAAAATGTTTTCGTTTGGTTTGACAATTGTTGAATTAAAAGATGCCATTCAAAAACAACTAGACGGATTTAATTCTTTAATAAGTGGCGAAAATTTAAAAACGAACTATAGAGAAATTCTAGGCGATAATCCAGAAGACATTACTGATACTACTTATGGAAACAACAATGTTATGGGACCAGACAAGAGCGGGATTCTTCATGGAACGCATGTTGCAGGTATTGTAGCTCAGGTTAGAAACAACAATATAGGTGGTGATGGAATTGCAAATCAGGTTGAAATTTTGACTGTTCGTGCTGTACCAGATGGCGATGAATATGATAAAGATATTGCCCTTGGAATTCGCTATGCCGTTGATAATGGTGCAAAAGTAATTAATGGAAGTTTTGGAAAAAGTTTTTCTCCTCATAAACAATGGGTTTATGATGCCATAAAATACGCGGAACAAAAAGATGTATTAATCGTTCATGCTGCAGGAAACGACGCAAAAGATATTGATTCTTATGACAATTTCCCAAATGATTCTGACGACAAGGTTACAGAATTTGCAGATAATGTAATCACCATTGGCGCCTTAAATTTTGAATACGGAGACAAAGTTGTTGCTCGTTTTTCAAATATCGGTAAAAACAATGTAGATGTTTTTGCTCCAGGAGTGAAAATTTATGCTACAACGCCAAATGATTCTTATAAATATTTACAAGGAACATCAATGGCTTCTCCTAACACTGCTGGAGTTGCGGCATTAATTCGTTCTTATTATCCAGAATTATCTGCGCAACAAGTAAAACATATTTTGATGGATTCTGGAGTAGCAATTACTACAGATGTTATTGTTGGAGGAAAAGCAAATGATACTCGTCCTTTTACTAACTTATCTAAATCAGGAAAAATTGTTAATGCATACAATGCTTTATTAATGGCAGAAAAAATGTCTAAAAAATAA
- a CDS encoding MBL fold metallo-hydrolase: MKLYPIETGNFKLDGGAMFGVVPKTIWNKTNPADENNLIDIAARCLLIEDGNRLILIDTGMGNKQSEKFFGYYSLWGTHSIDKSLAKYGFHRDDVTDVFMTHLHFDHCGGSVQWNKDKTGYEPAFKNAKFWSNDNHWEWATKPNVREKASFLSENILPMQESGQLNFIKRPEGDFLSESELGFGIFFADGHTEKQMIPHIKYQDKTIVFCADLVATAGHIPIPYVMGYDTRPLLTMTEKTKFMNAAAENNYYLFLEHDAHNEIITVEKTERGVRLKDRFTCDEILSSC, from the coding sequence ATGAAACTATATCCTATAGAAACTGGCAATTTTAAATTAGATGGTGGCGCTATGTTTGGTGTAGTGCCAAAAACAATTTGGAACAAAACAAATCCTGCTGACGAAAACAATTTAATTGACATTGCCGCCCGATGCTTATTGATTGAAGATGGCAACCGTTTGATTTTGATCGATACGGGTATGGGAAACAAACAATCTGAAAAGTTTTTTGGTTATTATTCGCTTTGGGGAACCCATTCTATCGATAAATCCTTAGCTAAATATGGTTTTCATCGGGATGATGTTACAGATGTGTTTATGACGCATTTGCATTTTGACCATTGTGGCGGAAGTGTACAGTGGAATAAAGATAAAACGGGTTACGAACCTGCTTTCAAAAATGCTAAATTCTGGAGTAATGACAATCACTGGGAATGGGCAACCAAACCAAATGTTAGGGAAAAAGCATCTTTCCTTTCCGAAAATATTTTGCCTATGCAGGAAAGTGGACAACTGAATTTTATAAAAAGACCCGAGGGCGATTTTCTTTCAGAATCAGAATTGGGTTTTGGAATTTTCTTTGCTGATGGCCATACTGAAAAGCAAATGATTCCACATATCAAATACCAAGACAAAACCATTGTTTTCTGTGCAGATTTAGTCGCTACAGCTGGACATATTCCTATTCCTTATGTAATGGGATATGACACAAGGCCATTATTAACTATGACCGAAAAAACAAAATTTATGAACGCTGCTGCTGAAAATAATTATTACTTGTTTTTAGAACATGATGCGCATAACGAAATCATTACCGTTGAAAAAACCGAAAGAGGCGTTCGACTTAAAGATCGATTTACTTGTGATGAAATCTTAAGTTCGTGTTAA
- a CDS encoding iron-sulfur cluster assembly accessory protein, producing MIKVSDTAKKKIIDLMKDDGFDATVDYVRVGVKSGGCSGLSYDLKFDKTKGEDDKIFIDNDITIAVEKKSFLYLAGTILEFSGGLNGKGFVFNNPNASRTCGCGESFSL from the coding sequence ATGATAAAGGTTTCTGATACTGCCAAAAAGAAAATCATCGATTTGATGAAAGATGATGGTTTTGACGCTACCGTTGATTACGTTAGAGTAGGCGTAAAAAGTGGTGGATGCTCAGGATTGTCTTATGATTTGAAATTCGACAAAACCAAGGGAGAAGACGATAAAATTTTTATAGATAATGACATCACTATTGCAGTAGAAAAAAAATCGTTTCTATATTTAGCTGGAACAATCTTAGAGTTTTCAGGCGGATTAAACGGAAAAGGATTTGTTTTCAATAATCCTAACGCAAGTAGAACTTGTGGTTGTGGGGAATCATTTTCACTATAG